One window of Jannaschia sp. CCS1 genomic DNA carries:
- the dxs gene encoding 1-deoxy-D-xylulose-5-phosphate synthase, whose amino-acid sequence MDRPHTPILDQVNYPSDLRRMSNADLAQCADELRAEVISAVSETGGHLGSSLGVVELSVAIHAVFNTPYDKLVWDVGHQCYPHKVLTGRRDRIRTLRQKDGLSGFTKRSESEYDPFGAAHSSTSISAALGFAAAQDLGEATGDGIAVIGDGSISAGMAYEALNNAGDLGKRLFVILNDNEMSIAPPVGAMSKYLTDLSAKSPLATLKDIADGVASHLPEPIRQGAERARELVTGHQPSATLFEHLGFTYIGPVDGHDMEELLTTLRAAKARATGPVLIHAVTVKGKGYSPAELSDDCYHGVAKFDVATGQQKKSAPNAPSYTSVFGQTLLNMAEADSRIVGVTAAMPGGTGISTLQKAKPNRVFDVGIAEQHAVTFSAGMAAGGLKPFCAIYSSFLQRGYDQIVHDVALQSLPVRFMIDRAGLVGADGPTHAGAFDIGYLSALPNMTVMACADEAELVHMMATAAAHNDGPIALRYPRGEGTGVALPDQGDVLEIGKGRVIQDGHDVAILSFGAHLEEAKDAATALEARGLSVTVADARFAKPLDTTLIDDLMTKHSALITVEQGAVLGFGGLVLHHLAATGQLDGRCAVRTLHLPDRFIDQASPAEMYADAGLTADDIAQAALEAMGVEVLAARA is encoded by the coding sequence ATGGACCGCCCACATACCCCCATTCTTGATCAGGTTAACTATCCGTCCGACCTGCGTCGCATGTCCAACGCGGATCTCGCACAATGCGCCGATGAGTTGCGGGCCGAAGTCATTTCCGCCGTCTCTGAAACCGGCGGACATCTGGGATCATCGCTTGGCGTAGTGGAACTTTCAGTCGCCATCCATGCCGTGTTCAACACGCCCTATGACAAGCTGGTTTGGGACGTTGGCCACCAATGCTACCCCCACAAGGTGCTGACCGGACGGCGGGATCGGATCCGCACGCTGCGCCAGAAGGATGGCCTGTCTGGGTTCACCAAACGGTCTGAGTCTGAGTACGATCCGTTTGGCGCTGCGCATTCGTCCACCTCCATCTCTGCCGCGCTTGGCTTTGCCGCCGCGCAGGATCTTGGCGAGGCAACCGGCGACGGGATCGCGGTCATCGGCGACGGTTCCATCAGCGCGGGCATGGCCTATGAGGCGCTGAACAACGCGGGCGATCTGGGCAAGCGGCTGTTTGTCATCCTCAACGACAATGAGATGTCGATCGCCCCGCCCGTGGGTGCCATGTCGAAATACCTCACGGATCTGTCCGCCAAGTCGCCACTCGCGACTCTCAAGGACATCGCGGACGGTGTCGCCTCCCACCTGCCCGAACCGATCCGCCAAGGGGCCGAACGCGCGCGGGAGCTTGTGACCGGCCACCAACCCTCGGCCACATTGTTCGAGCATCTGGGTTTCACCTATATCGGCCCAGTCGACGGCCACGATATGGAAGAGCTGCTGACCACTCTTCGTGCCGCAAAGGCCCGCGCCACCGGACCCGTCCTGATCCACGCGGTCACCGTGAAGGGGAAGGGATACAGCCCCGCCGAACTGTCGGACGATTGCTACCACGGCGTCGCCAAGTTTGACGTCGCCACCGGTCAGCAGAAGAAGTCCGCGCCCAATGCACCGAGCTATACCAGCGTGTTTGGGCAGACCCTGCTGAACATGGCAGAGGCGGACAGCCGCATTGTGGGGGTCACGGCCGCCATGCCCGGCGGCACCGGTATTTCGACCCTGCAAAAGGCCAAACCCAATCGCGTGTTTGATGTCGGCATTGCCGAGCAGCACGCGGTCACATTCTCGGCCGGGATGGCCGCCGGTGGCCTGAAACCCTTCTGCGCGATCTATTCCAGTTTCCTCCAGCGGGGTTATGACCAGATCGTCCATGATGTGGCTCTGCAAAGCCTGCCCGTCCGCTTCATGATTGACCGCGCGGGCCTGGTTGGTGCCGATGGTCCGACCCACGCTGGCGCATTCGACATTGGCTACCTCTCTGCGCTGCCGAATATGACGGTCATGGCCTGCGCCGATGAGGCGGAGCTTGTCCACATGATGGCAACGGCTGCCGCCCACAACGACGGCCCCATCGCCCTGCGCTATCCGCGTGGGGAGGGTACGGGCGTGGCGCTGCCAGATCAGGGTGACGTGCTTGAAATCGGCAAAGGTCGTGTGATCCAGGACGGTCACGATGTCGCTATTCTATCCTTCGGCGCGCATCTGGAGGAGGCGAAGGACGCCGCGACGGCGCTGGAGGCTCGGGGCCTGTCCGTGACTGTCGCCGACGCGCGCTTCGCCAAACCGCTGGATACCACGCTGATCGATGATCTGATGACGAAGCACAGCGCGCTGATCACGGTAGAGCAGGGGGCCGTGTTGGGGTTTGGCGGCCTCGTCCTGCACCATCTGGCCGCGACTGGTCAGCTGGATGGACGCTGCGCCGTGCGGACATTGCACCTGCCCGACCGCTTCATTGATCAGGCAAGCCCCGCCGAGATGTATGCAGATGCGGGCCTGACCGCCGATGACATCGCCCAAGCTGCACTAGAGGCGATGGGTGTTGAGGTTCTGGCCGCGCGGGCGTGA
- the pufC gene encoding photosynthetic reaction center cytochrome PufC produces MFPKWFDKWNDDNPTNIFGPAIAVGALGGAVFVAALIVGFGQPYATASMQTGPRGTGMHVAEFEASLAAGDPTVIDFYTDEPFVPEEGEELAGDIYENVQVLGDLTDANFNRLMGAITQWVAPEEGCTYCHANAADGEYADDDLYTKVVARSMLTMTRNINVNWDAHVNANYEVGVTCYTCHRGQPVPNNVWFRISPVNENAEGWSANQNRATMASNFTSLPSDYLEHYLLESDDGGYNMIAVHDLDSRVQQQPGDPLIQQTERTYAFMNYISNSLGVNCTFCHNSRAFYDGAQNTPQWGTASLGIIMVQEMIAEHLLPLQDVYPENRLGPVYGDAPLAACRTCHQGYQQPMQGLNVIANWPELNVLEGPPDYSAWEVAEADPEPEAAEAEDMDPEADAPEADEDPEAEEEVSE; encoded by the coding sequence ATGTTTCCCAAGTGGTTTGATAAGTGGAATGACGACAATCCCACTAACATCTTTGGCCCCGCGATAGCTGTTGGTGCCCTGGGCGGCGCGGTCTTTGTCGCGGCTTTGATCGTGGGCTTTGGCCAACCCTATGCCACCGCGTCGATGCAGACGGGCCCCCGCGGCACCGGCATGCATGTCGCGGAGTTTGAGGCGAGCCTGGCTGCCGGCGATCCCACGGTCATCGATTTCTACACCGATGAGCCTTTCGTTCCGGAAGAGGGGGAAGAGCTGGCGGGCGATATCTACGAGAACGTCCAGGTTCTGGGCGATCTCACCGATGCCAACTTCAACCGTCTGATGGGTGCGATCACCCAATGGGTCGCCCCGGAAGAGGGGTGTACCTACTGTCACGCCAATGCGGCGGATGGGGAGTATGCGGATGATGACCTTTATACCAAGGTCGTGGCCCGCTCGATGTTGACGATGACGCGCAACATCAACGTGAACTGGGATGCCCATGTGAACGCCAACTACGAAGTCGGCGTCACGTGCTACACCTGTCACCGCGGTCAGCCCGTACCAAACAACGTCTGGTTCCGCATCAGCCCGGTGAACGAGAATGCGGAAGGCTGGAGCGCGAACCAGAACCGCGCGACCATGGCGTCCAACTTCACGTCTCTGCCGTCGGACTATCTGGAACATTACCTGCTAGAGTCCGACGACGGTGGCTACAACATGATCGCGGTCCATGACCTCGACAGCCGCGTGCAGCAGCAGCCCGGTGATCCGCTGATCCAGCAGACCGAACGGACCTATGCGTTCATGAACTACATCTCGAACTCTCTGGGGGTGAATTGCACGTTCTGCCACAATTCCCGCGCGTTCTACGATGGCGCTCAGAACACGCCGCAATGGGGCACGGCATCGCTCGGCATCATCATGGTGCAAGAGATGATCGCAGAGCATCTGCTGCCGCTCCAGGATGTGTACCCGGAAAACCGGCTCGGGCCGGTCTACGGCGACGCCCCCCTGGCCGCTTGCCGGACGTGTCACCAAGGCTATCAGCAACCGATGCAGGGCCTGAACGTGATCGCGAACTGGCCTGAGTTGAACGTCCTAGAAGGCCCGCCGGACTATTCAGCCTGGGAAGTTGCGGAGGCTGATCCGGAGCCGGAGGCCGCCGAGGCCGAAGACATGGATCCCGAGGCAGACGCGCCCGAGGCCGATGAAGACCCGGAAGCTGAAGAAGAGGTTTCCGAGTGA
- the pufM gene encoding photosynthetic reaction center subunit M, which yields MAYFEYQNIFTQVQVQGEPEMGMDDQGTLMRERTGASFSTLIGWIGNAQLGPIYLGYAGLISLATGAAWFMIVGFNMLSHVDWSLPEFIRQLFWLSLEPPGPEWGLRMPPLNDGGWYIISSFFLLVSVMFWWLRTYMLAVEHQMGKHIAWAFLAAIWLFLVLGLFRPILMGSWSEAVPYGIFPHLDWTTAFSIRYGNLYYNPFHCLSIVFLYGSVLLFAMHGATILAVSRYGGDRELEQIVDRGTASERAGLFWRWTMGFNATMEGIHRWAWWFAVLTPITGGIGILLTGTVVDNWFIWAQEHNFAPDYLGAYGYEAYGSYEDFGGVTRGEE from the coding sequence ATGGCTTACTTCGAATACCAGAATATCTTTACCCAGGTCCAGGTTCAGGGTGAGCCCGAAATGGGGATGGATGATCAGGGAACGCTGATGCGCGAACGCACAGGCGCTTCGTTTTCGACCCTGATCGGCTGGATCGGCAACGCACAGCTTGGCCCGATCTACCTCGGCTATGCCGGTCTGATCAGCCTTGCCACCGGTGCGGCCTGGTTCATGATTGTAGGCTTCAACATGCTGTCCCATGTCGATTGGTCCCTGCCGGAGTTCATTCGCCAGCTGTTCTGGCTGTCGCTAGAGCCGCCCGGACCCGAATGGGGCCTGCGGATGCCGCCGCTCAACGATGGCGGGTGGTACATCATCTCCAGTTTCTTCCTGCTGGTCTCGGTGATGTTCTGGTGGTTGCGCACCTACATGCTGGCCGTCGAGCATCAGATGGGCAAACATATCGCCTGGGCGTTTCTCGCTGCAATCTGGCTGTTCCTTGTGCTGGGTCTCTTCCGCCCGATCCTGATGGGATCGTGGAGTGAAGCCGTTCCCTACGGCATCTTCCCGCACCTGGATTGGACGACAGCGTTTTCCATCCGCTACGGCAACCTCTACTACAACCCGTTCCATTGCCTCTCGATCGTGTTCCTCTATGGCTCGGTCCTGTTGTTCGCCATGCACGGCGCGACGATCCTGGCTGTGTCCCGCTACGGCGGCGACAGGGAGTTGGAGCAGATCGTGGACCGCGGCACTGCGTCCGAGCGAGCTGGCCTGTTCTGGCGCTGGACCATGGGCTTCAACGCCACGATGGAAGGCATCCACAGATGGGCCTGGTGGTTCGCGGTGCTGACCCCGATCACTGGCGGCATCGGCATCCTGTTGACCGGAACCGTCGTGGATAACTGGTTCATCTGGGCCCAGGAACACAACTTCGCACCCGACTATCTGGGCGCCTATGGCTACGAGGCCTACGGCTCTTACGAGGACTTCGGCGGCGTCACACGAGGGGAGGAGTAA